One part of the Dyadobacter sp. 676 genome encodes these proteins:
- a CDS encoding RES family NAD+ phosphorylase gives MELFRITRSEYQEDLSGIGAFYNGGRWNSPRNAMLYTSSHRSLAMLEVLVHWHKTVTPPNYVIVCLELPDDLATVTEPSLIPDWPEDQQWSKNTGDAWLKAGNSLLLKVPSVVVKAEQNYLVNPMHPDVVSLRITDIEPLNFDKRLFKKI, from the coding sequence ATGGAGCTTTTCAGGATAACACGATCGGAATATCAGGAAGATTTGAGTGGAATAGGGGCTTTCTACAACGGAGGAAGATGGAATTCCCCGAGAAATGCCATGCTTTATACCTCCTCGCACCGCTCGCTGGCTATGCTGGAAGTGCTCGTACACTGGCATAAAACAGTGACGCCCCCGAATTACGTGATCGTTTGCCTGGAATTACCCGATGATCTGGCGACCGTTACCGAGCCGAGCCTGATCCCCGACTGGCCGGAAGACCAGCAATGGAGCAAAAATACGGGCGACGCCTGGCTGAAAGCCGGGAACAGTCTTTTGCTGAAAGTGCCCTCGGTGGTGGTGAAGGCGGAGCAGAACTACCTGGTCAACCCGATGCATCCCGACGTTGTTTCGCTCAGGATCACCGATATAGAGCCACT
- a CDS encoding antitoxin Xre/MbcA/ParS toxin-binding domain-containing protein encodes MTAYMVNERLGGYGILKHAVKNDFDLAYLAENGVPKASIQHLADSIGMDIKDVIALLPVTSRNLQRYNDIDLLSNVVSDHLIALADLFSVGNRVLGKEYFLDWLNNEVPALGSEKPISFLRTHAGIELVKTELGRMEHGIFA; translated from the coding sequence ATGACAGCATACATGGTAAACGAACGTTTGGGAGGCTACGGAATCCTCAAACATGCTGTAAAGAATGACTTCGACCTGGCTTACCTGGCCGAAAACGGCGTTCCGAAAGCCTCTATCCAGCACCTGGCTGATTCAATCGGGATGGATATCAAAGATGTGATAGCGCTGTTGCCTGTTACTTCAAGGAACTTGCAGCGATACAATGACATCGACCTGCTCAGCAATGTAGTTTCTGATCATCTGATCGCCCTGGCTGACTTGTTCTCGGTAGGGAACAGGGTTTTGGGTAAAGAGTATTTCCTCGATTGGCTGAACAACGAGGTACCTGCGCTGGGTAGTGAGAAACCGATCAGCTTTTTACGGACCCATGCGGGTATAGAGCTGGTTAAAACCGAATTGGGGCGCATGGAACACGGTATTTTCGCTTAA